Proteins encoded in a region of the Malaciobacter mytili LMG 24559 genome:
- a CDS encoding Mrp/NBP35 family ATP-binding protein codes for MATIADIKSALENVKYPGFAKSIVDFGFVKDVQVEGSACIITLEITSSAPEVEENLRKDIHSSLVGVVENITLNIKKPEAPSQQSNSVSGKNIAPQIKNFVMVSSGKGGVGKSTTTVNLAVAAAMQGKRVGILDADIYGPNIPRMMGINGKEVEVIGNKARPFKAYGVDVMSMGSLMEEGQALIWRGAMIMKAIQQLLRDILWEDLDILFIDMPPGTGDAQLTLAQSVPVTCGINVTTPQHVALDDSRRSLDMFKKLHIPIGGIIENMSGFICPKCNEESDIFGMGTCNELAEQYNTQVLGHLPIEPAIRQGGDNGKPIVYFQPESQTAKRYMQSAQKLIAYIDDITGTVSNASIQPTTPPGVSACSSAGASSSSHNGGGCGCH; via the coding sequence ATGGCAACAATAGCAGATATTAAAAGTGCATTAGAAAATGTAAAATATCCTGGGTTTGCTAAATCTATTGTAGATTTTGGATTTGTAAAAGATGTTCAAGTAGAAGGTTCTGCCTGTATTATTACACTTGAAATTACTTCAAGTGCACCTGAAGTTGAAGAAAACTTAAGAAAAGATATTCATTCTTCATTAGTAGGAGTTGTTGAAAATATAACATTAAATATAAAAAAACCTGAAGCACCATCTCAACAAAGTAATAGTGTAAGTGGAAAAAATATAGCACCTCAAATTAAAAACTTTGTAATGGTAAGTTCTGGAAAAGGTGGAGTTGGTAAATCAACAACAACTGTAAACTTAGCAGTAGCAGCAGCTATGCAAGGCAAAAGAGTAGGTATCTTAGATGCTGATATTTATGGACCAAATATTCCAAGAATGATGGGAATAAATGGAAAAGAAGTAGAAGTTATTGGAAATAAAGCAAGACCATTTAAAGCTTATGGTGTTGATGTTATGTCTATGGGATCATTAATGGAAGAAGGTCAAGCCCTTATTTGGAGAGGTGCTATGATTATGAAGGCTATTCAACAATTATTAAGAGATATTTTATGGGAAGACTTAGATATTTTATTTATTGATATGCCTCCAGGAACAGGAGATGCTCAATTAACTTTAGCTCAAAGTGTACCTGTAACTTGTGGTATAAATGTTACTACTCCTCAACATGTTGCCCTTGATGATAGTAGAAGAAGTTTAGATATGTTTAAAAAACTTCATATACCAATTGGTGGAATTATTGAAAATATGAGTGGATTTATTTGTCCAAAATGTAATGAAGAATCAGATATTTTTGGAATGGGAACTTGTAATGAATTAGCAGAGCAATATAATACTCAAGTTTTAGGTCATTTACCAATTGAACCTGCTATTAGACAAGGTGGAGATAATGGTAAACCAATAGTATATTTCCAACCAGAATCACAAACTGCAAAAAGATATATGCAATCTGCACAAAAATTAATTGCATATATTGATGATATAACAGGAACAGTATCAAATGCTTCTATTCAGCCAACAACACCTCCAGGGGTGAGTGC